The Drosophila mauritiana strain mau12 chromosome 2R, ASM438214v1, whole genome shotgun sequence genome has a segment encoding these proteins:
- the LOC117137758 gene encoding uncharacterized protein LOC117137758, with the protein MEVKMCDDLPSSHNITIYCPRTRDKKTKWIMELIKTQNDLYTENWRIMSRKNEGGGSLLSLGIDDNSCAKMISSEHKLSFRLGDISACGLKKAKAIKAGIRRFETPRNSPVSAEKKKPKKLPESSVDLTEGEDLDATVIEMADQTPLSSQELGMELDLLSKEEAIPVDSDLGISRSATPTMEPII; encoded by the coding sequence ATGGAGGTAAAGATGTGCGACGACTTGCCATCGTcacacaacatcaccatctACTGCCCCAGGACAAGAGACAAGAAaacaaagtggatcatggaattgatCAAAACACAAAATGACTTGTACACTGAGAATTGGCGTATTATGtcaaggaagaatgagggtggtggctcgctcctcagccttggcattgatgacaactcatgTGCCAAGATGATTTCTAGCGAgcacaagctgagcttcaggCTTGGAGACATCTCAGCTTGTGGTCTAAAGAAGGCCAAGGCGATCAAAGCCGGCATAAGACGCTTCGAGACTCCTCGAAATTCACCAGTCTCTGCGGAGAagaaaaagccaaaaaagcTCCCCGAATCCAGCGTGGATCTGACGGAGGGTGAGGATCTCGATGCGACCGTCATCGAGATGGCGGATCAGACCCCGTTATCCTCTCAGGAGctaggcatggaactagacctTCTGAGTAAGGAAGAAGCGATACCGGTGGATAGTGATCTAGGTATCTCCAGATCAGCAACGCCGACGATGGAGCCGATCATCTAA